In a single window of the Acidobacteriota bacterium genome:
- the lon gene encoding endopeptidase La, whose amino-acid sequence MEIAVLPLQNTTLFPDTVVPLAVGRERSTRAVEAALATEEKLLACITTRSENVTGDDAKSSDIYAVGTLVNIKRMMRADDVMQLIVQGMSRFEVVEWLTEQPYLKAKIKMLTPLRRMDEEEIEALKRNIHGMIQEALALLPQVPPEIRVAVTSQDDPVQLAYFLASVLDLGTDTEQKMLESATVDELLALTHAALARELEIMQIRSKIASEAQQEMDKSQRDYVLRQQMKAIQKELGEDETGEKAEAEQLRTRLEQADLPDDVRKEAERELRRMEQLPQAAPDYHVIRTYLEYILELPWRKSSEEKLDLNEARKILDEDHYGLTDIKERILESLAVVKLRPDSKSPILLFVGPPGVGKTSLGRSIARALGREFDRLSLGGMRDEAELRGHRRTYIGAMPGRILQSLRRVGVNNPVLMLDEVDKLGNDFRGDPASALLEILDPAQNNTFRDNYLDLPFDLSRVFFIATANQLGPIPMPLRDRMEIIQLAGYSDREKLEIAKQYLVPRQIEENGLTAEQLSITDDAINLLTARYTREAGVRQLERSIGNLARKVALKVAEGSTESVNISAEEIRGYLGPPKVFPEEARAELPAGVATGMAWTEMGGEVLFIEATLLPGGSGLNLTGQLGEVMKESAQAARSYLWAHAAEFGIDPEMIKNNGVHLHVPAGAIPKDGPSAGVTMASALASLYTGRPVRSDTAMTGEITLSGLVFPVGGIKEKVLAAHRAGIRRIVLPNRNEADIDEIPEDVRSDLEILPVAWISEVLKATLSDDAAAPKPVVPPPPDDGTTVRDPAQLR is encoded by the coding sequence GTCGTCCCGCTCGCAGTAGGCCGTGAACGCTCGACGCGTGCGGTCGAAGCGGCGCTCGCCACGGAGGAAAAGCTTCTGGCCTGTATCACAACACGTTCTGAGAACGTGACCGGCGACGACGCCAAATCCTCCGATATCTATGCCGTAGGTACGCTCGTCAACATAAAACGCATGATGCGTGCCGACGATGTGATGCAGCTGATCGTGCAGGGAATGAGTCGTTTTGAGGTCGTTGAATGGCTGACCGAGCAGCCCTATCTAAAGGCCAAGATCAAAATGCTGACGCCGCTGCGGCGTATGGACGAAGAAGAGATCGAGGCTCTGAAACGTAATATTCACGGGATGATCCAAGAGGCTCTCGCACTGCTGCCGCAGGTTCCGCCCGAGATACGCGTGGCTGTGACGTCGCAGGACGACCCTGTTCAATTGGCGTATTTTCTCGCCTCTGTGCTCGATCTGGGGACCGATACAGAGCAAAAGATGCTCGAATCTGCCACGGTTGACGAACTTCTGGCCCTGACGCATGCCGCTCTGGCACGCGAGCTTGAGATCATGCAGATCCGTTCAAAGATCGCGTCGGAGGCTCAGCAGGAGATGGACAAATCTCAGCGCGACTACGTTTTGCGCCAGCAGATGAAGGCCATCCAGAAAGAACTTGGCGAGGACGAGACCGGCGAAAAAGCGGAAGCAGAGCAGCTGAGGACCCGATTGGAACAGGCCGATCTGCCTGACGACGTTCGAAAAGAGGCCGAACGCGAACTCCGCCGCATGGAGCAGCTGCCGCAGGCGGCGCCTGATTATCATGTAATTCGAACATATCTCGAATACATCCTGGAACTGCCCTGGCGCAAATCGAGCGAGGAAAAGCTCGACCTCAACGAGGCTCGCAAGATACTTGACGAAGATCATTACGGCCTGACCGACATCAAGGAGCGAATCCTCGAATCGCTCGCCGTCGTTAAGCTCCGCCCTGACAGCAAAAGCCCGATATTACTTTTCGTCGGGCCGCCGGGCGTCGGCAAAACGTCGCTCGGCCGTTCGATCGCGCGTGCGTTAGGCAGGGAATTCGACCGTCTGTCATTAGGCGGGATGCGGGACGAGGCAGAACTGCGCGGCCATCGGCGAACGTACATTGGGGCGATGCCCGGCCGCATTTTGCAGTCGCTGCGGCGCGTCGGCGTGAACAATCCCGTTCTGATGCTCGACGAAGTGGACAAACTCGGCAACGATTTCCGCGGCGATCCGGCATCCGCACTGCTGGAGATACTCGATCCGGCTCAGAACAACACGTTTCGCGACAATTATCTTGACCTGCCGTTCGATCTTTCCAGGGTGTTTTTTATCGCCACCGCTAATCAACTCGGGCCGATCCCGATGCCGCTCCGCGACCGTATGGAGATCATTCAGCTCGCAGGTTATTCGGATCGTGAAAAGCTCGAGATCGCCAAGCAGTATCTTGTTCCGCGTCAGATAGAAGAGAACGGCCTGACCGCCGAACAGCTTTCGATCACCGACGACGCGATAAACCTGCTCACCGCGCGCTACACGCGCGAGGCGGGCGTCCGCCAGCTTGAGCGTTCGATAGGGAATTTGGCTCGAAAGGTCGCGCTGAAGGTCGCCGAAGGTTCGACCGAAAGCGTTAATATTTCGGCGGAAGAGATACGCGGATACCTCGGCCCGCCGAAGGTTTTCCCCGAAGAGGCTCGAGCGGAACTCCCTGCGGGCGTCGCGACCGGTATGGCATGGACCGAAATGGGCGGCGAGGTGCTTTTCATCGAAGCGACATTGCTGCCGGGCGGCAGCGGACTTAATCTTACGGGTCAGCTCGGCGAGGTTATGAAAGAATCGGCACAGGCCGCACGCAGCTATTTGTGGGCGCATGCGGCCGAATTCGGCATCGACCCCGAAATGATAAAGAATAACGGCGTTCACCTGCATGTTCCGGCCGGTGCAATACCGAAGGACGGACCTTCCGCCGGCGTTACCATGGCATCGGCGTTAGCATCGCTCTATACGGGACGGCCTGTGCGTTCGGATACGGCAATGACCGGCGAGATCACGCTTTCAGGGCTCGTTTTCCCTGTGGGCGGAATAAAGGAAAAGGTGCTTGCGGCACATCGTGCAGGTATTCGCCGCATCGTTCTGCCGAACAGGAATGAGGCCGATATTGACGAGATCCCCGAAGATGTCCGCAGCGACCTTGAGATACTGCCCGTCGCGTGGATCAGCGAGGTGCTGAAAGCGACGCTTTCAGATGATGCGGCCGCGCCGAAACCGGTCGTTCCGCCGCCTCCCGACGACGGAACGACTGTGCGTGATCCCGCACAATTGCGATAA
- a CDS encoding DUF4394 domain-containing protein: protein MYSRAKTFLAAHRGLAVLLVFGISASVFGIAAFGTGAQSSRNADTVNTLTRSTEGSGLSQRRLDRIMADDAEWNADGQRVILGDGDCPTFITHSTSQAITPQNSVHCGAAGIHADNSYWRAFSLEDFGANPDDDYQVTSIDFGIETANAPGGSQPVTLRLYANNAAVFPGGTLTQIGTTTVNITNQTGTVFNLPIAATVPAGTLELVVEVFTPSGAGANNSFFIGSNTAAETAPSYISAAACGITNPTPFATLDFPNVRVVMNVNGVCGSIPTPTPTPTPSPTPTPSCSNTVIYAYNFFNDRIVSFRPDAPGVLLSDVPLIGLNTQEDEFIRNIDFRPADGLLYGIATKGNGGQQNGDRLVTIDPVTGVVTQVNAANFLNTPQGLFFGDDFNPIPDRLREVSDADINIRINPNDGTLAGTDTALAYAAGDPNAGQNPNVVHVAYDRNFAGTPLTTLFGIDANTDTLVTIGGPDGTPSPNTGQVFTVGGLGTNVTNFGGFDIQRGTNSAYAVLRQASVSRLYRIDLTTGAATLVGTVGVGDEVIDGVAVGWSQTACADLSITKTDGRTTINPGDTTEYNITVINNGPEPVIGATVVDNFPPALMNISWTCTGANGGTCPANGVGNINALVNVPVGGSVTFLATATVTMNTTFAYANTATVTVPAGVVDNVPGNNSSTDVNSICSGFTFSYQGDPVNIPDNNVAGVDLQIPVNGVGSIADVNFRIDGIVSGAPNDPETGVSHTWVGDLVMRVTSPQGTSVTVFDRPGVPATTSGCNNNNISALLLDDDGKLAPVENQCNALTTDPFPAGTFSPNNPLSAFDGENADGVWTINFSDRASADTGTARRFSLIFAGCPATAAGVEVSGRVLTPDGRGLRNAVVTMTDPNGTVRTATTSSFGYYRFENVEAGPSYVMGVTSRIYRFTPRVVQVTDTLSDVDFIGIE from the coding sequence ATGTATTCCAGGGCAAAGACTTTTTTGGCTGCTCATCGCGGGTTGGCTGTTTTGTTGGTTTTTGGTATTTCAGCGTCCGTTTTCGGGATCGCGGCTTTCGGCACGGGAGCTCAGAGCAGCCGAAATGCTGATACCGTCAACACTTTAACGCGCTCGACTGAGGGTTCGGGACTTTCTCAGCGCCGTTTGGACCGAATTATGGCCGACGATGCGGAATGGAACGCTGACGGTCAGCGAGTGATACTCGGCGACGGAGATTGCCCGACGTTCATCACTCATTCGACGAGCCAGGCGATCACCCCGCAGAATTCCGTTCATTGCGGAGCTGCCGGCATCCACGCGGATAACAGCTACTGGAGGGCTTTCAGCTTGGAAGATTTCGGTGCGAACCCTGATGATGATTATCAGGTCACGTCGATCGATTTCGGTATCGAGACTGCAAATGCTCCGGGAGGCAGCCAGCCGGTCACGCTTAGGCTTTATGCGAATAACGCAGCAGTTTTCCCGGGTGGCACGCTGACCCAGATCGGCACGACAACAGTCAACATTACCAACCAAACAGGCACGGTATTTAATCTTCCTATCGCTGCTACGGTTCCCGCAGGCACGTTGGAACTGGTCGTCGAGGTGTTTACGCCCAGCGGTGCAGGTGCAAATAATTCGTTCTTCATAGGCTCGAATACGGCCGCTGAAACGGCTCCGAGTTATATTTCGGCCGCAGCCTGCGGCATTACGAACCCGACGCCGTTTGCAACCCTCGACTTTCCCAACGTCCGCGTCGTCATGAACGTCAATGGTGTTTGCGGCTCTATCCCGACGCCGACACCGACGCCGACGCCCAGCCCGACGCCGACGCCGTCATGCAGTAATACCGTCATCTACGCGTACAACTTCTTCAATGACAGGATCGTCAGCTTCCGTCCCGATGCGCCGGGCGTTCTGCTGTCTGACGTTCCGCTGATCGGACTCAATACACAGGAGGACGAGTTCATCAGAAATATAGACTTCAGACCGGCCGACGGATTGCTGTACGGCATTGCGACAAAAGGCAACGGCGGACAGCAGAACGGCGACCGCCTGGTCACGATCGACCCTGTGACGGGTGTGGTCACGCAGGTCAATGCCGCGAATTTCCTTAACACGCCGCAAGGCCTCTTCTTCGGCGATGACTTTAACCCGATCCCGGATCGTCTGCGTGAGGTGAGTGATGCCGATATTAACATTCGGATCAATCCGAACGACGGCACACTTGCCGGCACTGATACGGCACTTGCTTATGCAGCGGGCGACCCGAACGCAGGGCAGAATCCGAATGTCGTTCACGTAGCGTATGACCGCAATTTCGCCGGGACGCCGTTGACCACGCTCTTTGGCATCGACGCCAACACGGACACACTTGTCACCATCGGCGGCCCGGATGGAACTCCTTCACCCAACACCGGACAGGTGTTCACTGTCGGTGGTCTGGGAACGAACGTTACGAATTTTGGCGGATTCGATATCCAACGCGGTACGAATTCCGCATATGCGGTCCTGCGTCAGGCGAGCGTATCGCGATTGTATCGAATTGATCTGACCACAGGAGCCGCGACATTGGTCGGCACCGTCGGCGTCGGTGACGAGGTCATAGACGGCGTCGCTGTCGGCTGGAGCCAAACGGCATGTGCCGACCTCTCGATCACCAAAACCGACGGCCGGACTACGATCAACCCCGGCGACACCACGGAGTACAACATCACCGTGATCAACAACGGGCCTGAGCCTGTTATCGGAGCTACGGTCGTTGATAATTTCCCGCCTGCGTTGATGAATATCAGCTGGACCTGCACGGGAGCTAATGGCGGGACCTGCCCGGCGAACGGCGTTGGCAATATCAACGCCCTTGTCAATGTTCCGGTCGGCGGATCGGTCACGTTCCTTGCAACGGCGACCGTCACGATGAATACGACATTTGCGTACGCCAATACGGCGACCGTTACGGTTCCGGCCGGTGTCGTTGACAATGTTCCGGGAAATAATTCGTCAACCGACGTAAATTCAATTTGCTCCGGTTTTACATTCAGCTATCAGGGCGATCCGGTGAACATCCCCGACAACAATGTTGCCGGCGTTGACCTTCAAATACCTGTCAACGGCGTTGGTTCGATCGCTGACGTCAATTTCCGCATCGACGGCATTGTGAGCGGTGCGCCAAATGACCCTGAAACGGGAGTCAGCCATACGTGGGTCGGCGATCTCGTAATGCGTGTCACCTCGCCGCAGGGCACCTCGGTCACTGTTTTTGACCGCCCGGGCGTGCCGGCAACGACTAGCGGCTGCAACAACAACAACATTTCCGCGTTGCTGCTGGACGATGACGGCAAGCTCGCTCCGGTCGAGAACCAATGCAACGCTCTGACCACCGATCCTTTCCCCGCCGGCACGTTCAGTCCGAATAATCCGCTCAGCGCCTTTGACGGCGAGAATGCCGACGGTGTTTGGACCATCAATTTCAGCGATAGGGCTTCAGCTGATACGGGTACGGCACGCCGATTTTCGCTGATATTTGCAGGCTGTCCTGCGACCGCTGCAGGTGTTGAGGTCTCGGGACGCGTTCTGACGCCGGACGGCCGCGGGCTCCGCAATGCCGTGGTGACGATGACCGATCCGAACGGCACCGTTCGCACCGCAACGACCAGCTCGTTCGGCTACTACCGCTTTGAAAATGTCGAGGCCGGTCCGTCGTATGTGATGGGCGTGACGTCGAGAATCTACCGCTTCACACCGCGTGTCGTTCAGGTGACCGATACGCTGAGCGATGTCGATTTTATCGGCATCGAGTAG